The following coding sequences are from one Microbacterium wangchenii window:
- a CDS encoding DUF427 domain-containing protein, producing the protein MKAVLDGTVIAEADRQDLISIEGNWYFPPDSVRAGVLSDSPTPYTCPWKGACQYYTVAAGDRELTDRAWAYPDPYPTAIERVGKDFSGYVAFWKEVEVVE; encoded by the coding sequence ATGAAAGCAGTGCTCGACGGCACGGTGATCGCCGAAGCCGACCGGCAGGACCTCATCTCGATCGAGGGCAATTGGTACTTCCCGCCGGACAGCGTCCGCGCCGGCGTCCTCTCCGACAGCCCCACCCCGTACACGTGTCCGTGGAAGGGCGCCTGCCAGTACTACACCGTGGCGGCGGGGGATCGTGAACTCACCGACCGGGCATGGGCCTACCCCGACCCCTACCCGACCGCGATCGAACGCGTCGGCAAAGACTTCTCCGGCTATGTCGCCTTCTGGAAGGAGGTCGAGGTCGTCGAATGA
- a CDS encoding 4-(cytidine 5'-diphospho)-2-C-methyl-D-erythritol kinase has protein sequence MSLATPSDAVHVRAPGKINVFLEVGDVQDDGYHEVATAYQAVSIYEELWASPADGITVAVSGAIDLDEVPTDDRNLAVRAARLLAHATGVREGVHLEIRKSVPVAGGMGGGSADAAAALVACDALWETGLSTAELLRLAARLGADVPFALLGGTAVGTGRGDEVSSALARGRFDWVLVPSDEGMSTPVVYRELDAHRERHLADIGRAPRRPAVDPGVLHALRQGDAGMLAASLRNDLQAPALHLRPDLAAVLETGERSGALAGIVSGSGPTLAFLAPDEAAALDLRVSLSGAGLHAMHVHGPVPGARLI, from the coding sequence GTGAGCCTGGCCACCCCCAGCGACGCCGTCCACGTCCGCGCGCCCGGGAAGATCAACGTCTTCCTCGAAGTCGGCGACGTCCAGGACGACGGATACCACGAGGTCGCCACGGCCTACCAGGCCGTGTCGATCTACGAGGAGCTGTGGGCCAGCCCCGCCGACGGCATCACCGTCGCGGTCTCCGGCGCCATCGACCTGGACGAGGTTCCCACCGACGACCGCAATCTCGCCGTCCGCGCGGCGCGCCTCCTCGCGCACGCCACCGGAGTGCGGGAGGGTGTGCACCTGGAGATCCGCAAGTCGGTGCCGGTGGCCGGCGGCATGGGCGGCGGATCGGCGGATGCGGCGGCCGCCCTGGTCGCATGCGACGCGCTGTGGGAGACCGGGCTCTCCACCGCCGAGCTGCTGCGCCTGGCCGCGCGCCTGGGCGCCGACGTGCCCTTCGCCCTGCTGGGCGGCACCGCGGTGGGAACCGGACGCGGCGACGAGGTGAGCTCCGCCCTGGCCAGGGGTCGCTTCGACTGGGTGCTGGTTCCGAGTGACGAGGGGATGTCCACCCCGGTGGTGTACCGGGAGCTGGACGCGCATCGCGAGCGCCACCTCGCCGACATCGGGCGGGCGCCGCGCCGCCCGGCGGTGGACCCCGGCGTGCTGCACGCGCTGCGCCAGGGAGATGCGGGCATGCTGGCCGCCTCGTTGCGCAACGACCTGCAGGCGCCTGCGCTGCACCTGCGCCCCGACCTGGCCGCCGTGCTGGAGACGGGGGAGCGCAGCGGAGCGCTGGCGGGCATCGTGTCCGGCTCCGGCCCCACCCTGGCTTTCCTGGCACCCGACGAGGCCGCCGCGCTGGATCTGCGCGTGAGCCTGTCGGGGGCCGGCCTGCACGCGATGCACGTGCACGGTCCGGTGCCAGGGGCGCGCCTCATCTGA
- a CDS encoding aldo/keto reductase, whose product MTDRPRFRPDVSDLHRPYAAAGDRYATTDYRQVGTSGVYLPPVSLGLWWNFGDNIPFDRQRELLRHAFDRGVTHFDLANNYGPPYGSAETNFGRAMREDLHPYRDELIVSSKAGWDMWPGPYGDLGSRKYILASAEQSLRRMGLDYVDIFYSHRPDPVTPIEETIGALDTLVRQGKARYVGISQYDEKQTAVAAAVARSLGTPLIIHQPSYSIVNRWVEDGLTGVLAQEGMGAIAFTPLAQGVLTDKYLGDGRAQRAQRRSSLPDAPLPHAAVSALRGLNLIAKERGQTLAQMSIQWVLREPTVASALIGASRVEQLDDNLAAVNGPAFDTEELERIDALADTIDLDRWAESAR is encoded by the coding sequence GTGACCGACCGACCGCGCTTCCGCCCGGACGTCTCCGACCTCCATCGCCCCTACGCCGCTGCCGGGGATCGCTATGCGACGACCGACTACCGACAGGTGGGTACGTCTGGAGTGTACCTCCCGCCGGTGTCCCTCGGATTGTGGTGGAACTTCGGCGACAACATCCCCTTCGACCGCCAGCGCGAGCTGCTGCGGCACGCCTTCGATCGGGGGGTCACGCACTTCGATCTGGCGAACAATTACGGCCCGCCCTACGGCTCCGCCGAGACGAACTTCGGCCGGGCGATGCGCGAAGATCTGCACCCGTACCGCGACGAGCTGATCGTGTCGTCCAAGGCCGGGTGGGACATGTGGCCGGGCCCGTACGGCGACCTCGGATCGCGCAAGTACATCCTCGCCAGCGCCGAGCAGTCGCTGCGCCGCATGGGCCTGGACTACGTCGACATCTTCTACTCGCACCGTCCAGACCCCGTCACCCCCATCGAGGAGACGATCGGGGCACTGGACACGCTCGTGCGCCAGGGGAAGGCCCGGTACGTCGGGATCTCCCAGTACGACGAGAAGCAGACCGCCGTGGCGGCGGCGGTGGCTCGGTCGCTCGGGACGCCGCTGATCATCCATCAGCCGTCGTACTCGATCGTGAACCGCTGGGTCGAGGACGGACTGACCGGCGTCCTCGCGCAGGAGGGGATGGGGGCGATCGCCTTCACCCCCCTTGCCCAGGGGGTCCTCACCGACAAGTACCTCGGCGACGGCCGTGCCCAGCGCGCCCAGCGCCGCTCCTCCCTCCCGGACGCGCCCCTCCCGCACGCGGCGGTCTCGGCGCTGCGCGGGCTCAACCTGATCGCCAAGGAGCGCGGTCAGACGCTCGCGCAGATGTCGATCCAGTGGGTGCTGCGGGAGCCGACCGTGGCCTCCGCGCTGATCGGCGCCTCCCGCGTCGAGCAGCTGGACGACAACCTCGCCGCCGTGAACGGGCCGGCATTCGACACCGAAGAGCTGGAGCGCATCGACGCGCTGGCCGACACGATCGATCTCGATCGCTGGGCGGAATCGGCCCGGTGA
- a CDS encoding stealth conserved region 3 domain-containing protein, giving the protein MRRFVPLPTEIDPWRALLAREDVRLLDGVLHLVTDEVSPAEALSQDLLDVADALEAAGIDVLLVRDSNRRPKLVADARTAPAALAALRSARPGEPFYLKGRGADPVPMHGVVVEADALASYAVFRPRTSTNGAYRYGSSLAPRLEFWRFGDTLVEAPRPTVLTRRVTPREDVAFVRTERYGRSWRTLAGMFDPHPDEVRVDIDMVFSWVDGSSTEFQRQRAAQMDGYVVGDGDDSPARFRQIDELRYALRSVHMYAPWVRRIFIATDSPRPAWLAEHPNVTLVRSEEFFADTAVLPTHNSHAVEAQLHRIEGLAEHFLYSNDDMFFGRPVTPELFFSAGGVSRFVESGVRIGTGAPHPGRSGHDNGLRVNRALLQERFGRVITHDLEHCAVPMRRSVAAELEREFAADYARTAANRFRAATDISVTNSLYHYYALLTGRAVVTREPRVQYVQTTQLDSLRTMERLVTRRDTDMFCLNDGSVPEIPEEMRVRALRSCLERAFPVRAPWEHPDVSAGPAAERSAALSG; this is encoded by the coding sequence GTGCGTCGATTCGTTCCCCTCCCCACTGAAATCGATCCGTGGCGGGCTCTGCTCGCCCGCGAGGACGTTCGCCTCCTCGACGGCGTGCTCCACCTCGTCACCGACGAGGTATCCCCCGCCGAGGCGCTGTCGCAGGACCTCCTCGACGTCGCCGACGCCCTGGAGGCGGCCGGGATCGACGTGCTCCTGGTCCGCGACAGCAACCGGCGCCCCAAGCTCGTCGCGGACGCCCGCACGGCTCCGGCGGCACTGGCGGCGCTGCGATCCGCGCGCCCCGGCGAGCCCTTCTACCTCAAGGGCCGCGGGGCCGACCCGGTGCCGATGCACGGAGTGGTCGTGGAAGCCGACGCCCTCGCCTCGTACGCGGTGTTCCGGCCGCGCACGAGCACCAACGGCGCCTACCGTTACGGCTCCTCGCTTGCTCCGCGGCTGGAGTTCTGGCGGTTCGGCGACACCCTCGTGGAGGCGCCCCGCCCCACCGTCCTCACCCGGCGCGTGACGCCGCGCGAAGACGTCGCTTTCGTGCGCACCGAGCGCTACGGCCGCTCGTGGCGGACGCTGGCCGGCATGTTCGACCCGCACCCCGACGAGGTCCGCGTCGACATCGACATGGTCTTCTCGTGGGTGGACGGATCGTCGACGGAGTTCCAGCGTCAGCGCGCCGCCCAGATGGACGGCTACGTCGTGGGCGACGGCGACGACTCGCCCGCCCGGTTCCGCCAGATCGACGAACTGCGCTACGCACTGCGCAGCGTCCACATGTACGCGCCGTGGGTGCGACGGATCTTCATCGCGACCGACTCCCCGCGGCCTGCCTGGCTCGCCGAGCACCCGAACGTGACCCTCGTGCGCAGCGAGGAGTTCTTCGCCGACACCGCCGTGCTGCCCACGCACAACTCCCACGCCGTCGAGGCGCAGCTGCACCGCATCGAGGGGCTGGCAGAGCACTTCCTCTACAGCAACGACGACATGTTCTTCGGCCGCCCCGTGACCCCGGAGCTGTTCTTCAGCGCCGGGGGCGTCAGCCGTTTCGTGGAGAGCGGCGTGCGCATCGGCACGGGCGCGCCGCATCCGGGGCGATCAGGGCACGACAACGGCCTGCGGGTGAACCGTGCGCTGCTGCAGGAGCGTTTCGGGCGTGTGATCACGCACGACCTGGAGCACTGCGCCGTACCGATGCGGCGCTCGGTCGCCGCTGAGCTGGAGCGCGAGTTCGCCGCGGACTATGCCCGCACCGCGGCCAACCGCTTCCGCGCCGCCACCGACATCTCCGTCACCAACAGCCTGTACCACTACTACGCGCTGCTGACGGGGCGGGCCGTGGTCACGCGCGAGCCGCGCGTGCAGTACGTGCAGACCACGCAGCTGGACTCCCTGCGCACCATGGAGCGGCTCGTCACGCGACGCGACACCGACATGTTCTGCCTCAACGACGGCAGCGTGCCCGAGATCCCGGAGGAGATGCGGGTGCGCGCCCTGCGCTCGTGCCTGGAGCGGGCCTTCCCGGTGCGCGCGCCGTGGGAGCACCCCGACGTCAGCGCAGGACCGGCAGCGGAGCGGTCGGCGGCGCTGTCCGGCTGA
- a CDS encoding phosphodiesterase — protein MRYAEYPKAERILLHLSDTHVRALGSRLYDAIDSEASLARALTAIEASGVRPDALVFTGDLADHGEGEAYARVRELVEPLAARLGAKVIWVMGNHDDRTAFRAQLMPGDESDPTAPVDRVDEVDGLRIVTLDTTVPGSHHGEVSDAQLRWLADVLATPAPHGTILALHHPPVPSVLDLAATVELRDQARLARVLRGTDVRAIIGGHLHYSTFATFAGIPVSVASATCYTQDLTVPVGGTRPHDAAQGFNLIHVYDHTIVHSVVPLVDAPPLQYVDAAASAVRLREAGIEVPTSSADLSRTAPPTAPLPVLR, from the coding sequence ATGCGGTACGCCGAGTACCCGAAAGCCGAACGCATCCTGCTCCATCTCAGTGACACGCACGTGCGTGCCCTCGGATCACGTCTGTACGACGCGATCGACAGCGAGGCCTCCCTCGCCCGGGCGCTCACGGCGATCGAAGCCTCCGGGGTCCGCCCCGACGCGCTGGTGTTCACCGGCGACCTGGCCGATCACGGCGAGGGCGAGGCGTACGCGCGGGTGCGGGAGCTGGTCGAACCGCTCGCCGCACGCCTGGGCGCGAAGGTCATCTGGGTGATGGGCAACCACGATGACCGCACGGCCTTCCGGGCGCAGCTGATGCCGGGCGACGAATCGGACCCGACCGCCCCCGTGGACCGTGTGGACGAGGTGGACGGACTGCGGATCGTCACGCTGGACACCACGGTGCCCGGCTCCCACCACGGGGAGGTCTCCGACGCGCAACTGCGGTGGCTGGCCGACGTGCTCGCCACCCCCGCCCCGCACGGCACGATCCTGGCGCTGCACCATCCTCCGGTGCCCAGCGTGCTGGACCTCGCCGCGACCGTGGAGCTGCGCGACCAGGCGCGGCTGGCACGCGTGCTGCGGGGCACCGACGTGCGCGCCATCATCGGCGGCCACCTGCACTACTCCACGTTCGCCACCTTCGCCGGCATCCCCGTGTCGGTCGCGTCGGCCACGTGCTACACGCAGGATCTGACCGTGCCGGTGGGCGGCACGCGTCCGCACGACGCGGCACAGGGGTTCAACCTCATCCACGTGTACGACCACACGATCGTGCACTCGGTCGTGCCGCTGGTGGATGCGCCGCCGCTGCAGTACGTCGACGCCGCCGCCTCCGCGGTGCGCCTGCGCGAGGCGGGCATCGAAGTGCCCACCTCCTCGGCCGACCTCAGCCGGACAGCGCCGCCGACCGCTCCGCTGCCGGTCCTGCGCTGA
- the rsmA gene encoding 16S rRNA (adenine(1518)-N(6)/adenine(1519)-N(6))-dimethyltransferase RsmA, giving the protein MPISLLGATEIRRLAADLDVVPTKKLGQNFVVDANTVRKIVQVAALTPQDRVVEIGPGLGSLTLAVLEQGAEVVAVEIDSRLAERLPATAREHGVTDGALTVVCADALRITELPGEPDVLVANLPYNVSVPVLLHFLETFPALTRGVVMVQAEVGERLAAPPGSKVYGSPSAKAAWYGPWRLAGTVSRHVFWPVPNVDSVLVAFSRDARPRGTEEERRRTFAIVDAAFQQRRKMLRQALAAVLGGSSAAASAVLESAGVAPTARGEELSIDDFLRVARAMAASGAS; this is encoded by the coding sequence ATGCCCATCTCCCTCCTCGGCGCGACCGAGATCCGCCGCCTCGCCGCGGACCTGGACGTCGTTCCCACCAAGAAGCTGGGCCAGAACTTCGTCGTCGACGCCAACACCGTCCGCAAGATCGTGCAGGTGGCCGCCCTCACGCCGCAGGATCGGGTCGTGGAGATCGGCCCGGGCCTCGGATCGCTGACCCTCGCGGTGCTCGAGCAGGGTGCGGAGGTCGTGGCCGTGGAGATCGACTCCCGTCTCGCCGAGCGCCTGCCGGCCACGGCACGCGAGCACGGCGTGACCGACGGGGCGCTCACCGTCGTGTGCGCCGACGCCCTGCGCATCACCGAGCTCCCCGGCGAACCGGACGTGCTCGTGGCCAATCTGCCGTACAACGTCTCGGTGCCGGTGCTGCTGCACTTCCTGGAGACGTTCCCGGCTCTCACGCGGGGGGTCGTCATGGTGCAGGCCGAGGTGGGGGAGCGCCTGGCCGCCCCGCCCGGATCGAAGGTGTACGGCTCGCCCAGCGCCAAGGCGGCCTGGTACGGACCGTGGCGGCTGGCCGGAACGGTGTCGCGTCACGTCTTCTGGCCGGTGCCGAACGTCGACTCGGTGCTGGTGGCCTTCTCCCGCGACGCCCGGCCGCGCGGCACCGAGGAGGAGCGTCGCCGCACCTTCGCGATCGTGGATGCGGCGTTCCAGCAGCGCCGCAAGATGCTGCGGCAGGCCCTCGCCGCGGTGCTGGGGGGCTCGTCGGCGGCCGCATCCGCGGTGCTGGAGAGCGCCGGGGTGGCGCCGACGGCGCGCGGGGAGGAGCTGTCGATCGACGACTTCCTCCGCGTCGCGCGCGCGATGGCGGCCAGCGGCGCTTCCTGA
- a CDS encoding sugar porter family MFS transporter has protein sequence MSKTGTIPADAFSMRSPFGRRAVGLSVAAAVGGFLFGFDSSVINGAVDSIEGNFGLSDFLTGLVVAVALLGCVAGAILAGALSDRFGRLKVMMLGAVLFLVSSVGSGLTFSVPDLIVWRVIGGLGIGIASVVAPAYIAEIAPRQIRGSLASLQQLAITLGIFAALLSDALLANAAGGASQQLWLGMEAWRWMFLVGVVPAAVYGILAFLVPESPRYLIAKGRFDEAKEIFSRLVPPADLDKTMNELTHAIESDRANSGVSLRGKSLGLQPIVWIGIILSVFQQFVGINVIFYYSTTLWKAVGFDESNALLVSVITSVTNVLVTLIAIWLVDRVGRKPILMTGSVIMTLSLGTMALAFSFAEGSGEDVSLPGAWGPIALVAANLFVVGFGASWGPLVWVLLGEIFPSRIRGKALGVAAAAQWLANFAITVSFPPMSGWSLPLTYGMYAFFAALSFLYVWWKIPETKGMELEQTETLFVQKPKPAKG, from the coding sequence ATGAGCAAAACCGGCACCATCCCGGCAGACGCCTTCTCGATGCGCAGCCCCTTCGGGCGCCGCGCGGTGGGACTGTCCGTGGCCGCCGCCGTGGGCGGGTTCCTGTTCGGATTCGACTCCTCGGTCATCAACGGCGCCGTGGACTCCATCGAGGGCAACTTCGGGCTTTCCGACTTCCTCACCGGGCTCGTCGTCGCCGTCGCGCTGCTGGGCTGTGTGGCGGGCGCGATCCTCGCCGGCGCACTGTCCGATCGCTTCGGGCGGCTGAAGGTCATGATGCTCGGCGCGGTGCTGTTCCTGGTCTCCTCCGTCGGGTCGGGACTGACTTTCAGCGTCCCCGATCTCATCGTGTGGCGCGTCATCGGTGGCCTGGGCATCGGCATCGCCTCGGTCGTCGCGCCCGCCTACATCGCCGAGATCGCGCCGCGGCAGATCCGCGGCAGCCTCGCGTCGCTGCAGCAGCTGGCGATCACGCTCGGCATCTTCGCGGCGCTCCTCTCCGACGCCCTGTTGGCGAACGCCGCCGGCGGCGCATCGCAGCAGTTGTGGCTGGGCATGGAGGCGTGGCGATGGATGTTCCTCGTCGGCGTCGTGCCGGCGGCGGTGTACGGCATCCTGGCGTTCCTGGTGCCGGAGTCACCGCGCTATCTCATCGCGAAGGGCCGCTTCGACGAGGCGAAGGAGATCTTCTCCCGCCTGGTGCCACCGGCCGACCTCGACAAGACGATGAACGAGCTCACGCATGCGATCGAGTCCGACCGCGCCAATTCGGGCGTGAGTCTGCGCGGCAAGTCGCTGGGCCTGCAGCCGATCGTGTGGATCGGCATCATCCTCTCGGTGTTCCAGCAGTTCGTCGGGATCAACGTGATCTTCTACTACTCCACGACGCTGTGGAAGGCGGTCGGGTTCGACGAGAGCAACGCGCTGCTGGTGAGCGTCATCACGTCGGTGACGAACGTGCTGGTGACCCTCATCGCGATCTGGCTCGTCGACCGCGTGGGACGCAAGCCGATCCTGATGACCGGCTCGGTCATCATGACCCTGTCGCTGGGCACGATGGCCCTGGCCTTCTCGTTCGCAGAGGGGTCGGGCGAGGACGTCTCCCTGCCGGGCGCGTGGGGGCCCATCGCGCTGGTGGCGGCGAACCTGTTCGTCGTCGGATTCGGCGCCTCCTGGGGCCCGCTCGTGTGGGTGCTGCTGGGCGAGATCTTCCCCAGCCGCATCCGCGGCAAGGCGCTGGGCGTGGCCGCCGCCGCGCAGTGGCTGGCGAACTTCGCGATCACCGTGTCGTTCCCGCCGATGTCGGGCTGGTCGCTGCCGCTCACCTACGGCATGTACGCCTTCTTCGCGGCGCTGTCGTTCCTGTACGTGTGGTGGAAGATCCCCGAGACCAAGGGCATGGAACTCGAGCAGACCGAGACCCTGTTCGTGCAGAAGCCCAAGCCCGCGAAGGGCTGA
- a CDS encoding SDR family NAD(P)-dependent oxidoreductase — protein MTENLPRIAVVTGGNRGLGRATARALAQRGLAVVLTYRGDADEASGAVEDIRAESGEAIAARLDLADVASFADFTASLRRDIDERWGRSGIDVLVNNAGIGLFGRLEDATVADFDAVIGTNLRGTFFLIQALAPHIGEGGRIINVSTSLTRHVSPGTSLYAASKTAVEALTRSLAVELGPRGIRINSIAPGPTATDFNGGAMRDDPELRSSLAAHTALGRVGRPDEIADAIAALAASELRWMTAERIEVSGGTLL, from the coding sequence ATGACCGAGAACCTCCCTCGAATCGCCGTCGTCACCGGGGGCAACCGGGGCCTCGGCCGAGCAACCGCCCGCGCCCTCGCTCAGCGGGGGCTCGCCGTGGTCCTCACCTACCGGGGCGATGCCGACGAGGCATCCGGCGCCGTGGAGGACATCCGCGCCGAGAGCGGCGAGGCCATCGCTGCGCGTCTCGACCTGGCGGATGTCGCTTCCTTCGCCGATTTCACGGCCTCGCTGCGGCGCGATATCGACGAACGGTGGGGGCGTTCCGGCATCGACGTGCTGGTGAACAACGCCGGGATCGGGCTGTTCGGCCGACTCGAAGACGCCACCGTGGCGGATTTCGACGCCGTCATCGGAACGAACCTGCGCGGCACGTTCTTCCTCATCCAGGCACTGGCACCCCACATCGGCGAGGGCGGTCGCATCATCAACGTATCCACCTCCCTCACCCGCCACGTCAGCCCCGGAACCTCGCTCTACGCGGCGTCGAAGACGGCGGTGGAGGCTCTCACCCGGAGCCTGGCCGTGGAGCTCGGACCCCGCGGCATCCGCATCAACAGCATCGCCCCCGGCCCGACGGCCACCGACTTCAACGGCGGCGCCATGCGGGACGACCCCGAACTGCGCAGCAGCCTGGCGGCCCACACCGCGCTCGGTCGCGTGGGCCGGCCCGATGAGATCGCCGATGCCATCGCGGCCCTCGCCGCCAGCGAGCTGCGCTGGATGACGGCCGAACGCATCGAGGTCTCCGGCGGGACCCTGCTCTAG
- a CDS encoding nitroreductase/quinone reductase family protein has protein sequence MEPRIERALAITPASGARERTIDITTTGARTGRPRRIEVWFYRVGGRIYLSTTPARRSWYANIVANPAFVFHLKNGVRADLPAVGTPVLDPARREAVFTAIIADLNQPWNPAGIPQPVASLDEWMQGSPLVSVEFPEGDSE, from the coding sequence ATGGAACCTCGAATCGAACGGGCCCTGGCGATCACCCCGGCTTCAGGCGCTCGCGAGCGCACGATCGACATCACCACGACCGGCGCGCGCACCGGCAGGCCGCGGCGCATCGAGGTGTGGTTCTACCGGGTCGGCGGGCGCATCTACCTCTCCACCACGCCGGCGCGCCGCAGCTGGTACGCGAACATCGTGGCGAACCCCGCCTTCGTGTTCCATCTCAAGAACGGGGTGCGGGCTGATCTGCCGGCAGTGGGCACTCCGGTGCTCGATCCCGCCCGACGGGAGGCCGTGTTCACCGCGATCATCGCCGACCTCAACCAGCCCTGGAACCCGGCCGGCATCCCGCAGCCGGTCGCATCGCTCGACGAATGGATGCAAGGGAGTCCGCTCGTCAGCGTGGAGTTCCCGGAAGGCGACTCCGAATGA
- a CDS encoding TetR family transcriptional regulator, with protein MGQRDASATRARILSAAVAEFAAHGYSGGRVERIAKEAESNVRMIYAYFGNKSGLFDAALSDAIVRMAEEVPPQPSDLPGWVGDLFDFHQRRPEVLRICLWAQLERPDAASEPLETYLAKVESVQPQAPTAIGAVNLLVIIYAVAQAWQLAPIGLLAADAHADTDTRRAAAVEAVTRILA; from the coding sequence ATGGGGCAGCGGGACGCGAGCGCGACTCGCGCGCGGATCCTCTCGGCCGCGGTGGCGGAGTTCGCAGCCCATGGCTACTCGGGCGGCAGGGTCGAGCGCATCGCGAAGGAAGCCGAGAGCAATGTGCGCATGATCTACGCGTACTTCGGCAACAAGAGCGGGCTCTTCGACGCGGCGCTGTCGGACGCGATCGTGCGGATGGCGGAGGAGGTGCCCCCTCAGCCGTCCGATCTGCCGGGGTGGGTGGGCGACCTCTTCGATTTCCATCAGCGTCGCCCCGAGGTGCTGCGCATCTGCCTCTGGGCTCAGCTCGAGAGGCCTGACGCCGCCTCAGAGCCGCTCGAGACCTACCTCGCGAAGGTCGAGTCCGTGCAGCCGCAGGCGCCGACGGCCATCGGCGCGGTGAATCTCCTCGTCATCATCTACGCCGTCGCGCAGGCCTGGCAGCTCGCGCCGATCGGCCTCCTGGCGGCCGACGCGCACGCCGACACCGACACGAGGCGCGCCGCCGCGGTCGAAGCGGTCACCCGCATCCTCGCCTGA
- a CDS encoding TatD family hydrolase, which translates to MSASRPPLPADPSQYVRQREKGTREVSYPEPPDALPVAVYDNHAHLEIEDGEAGLSLDEQLERAVAVGVHGVVQAGGDVASSRWSAWAAASHPRVLAAVAIHPNEAPAYAEAGELDAAIAVIDELAAQPRVRAIGETGLDFFRTDEAGLPAQFRSFEAHIALAKKHGIAMQIHDRDAHDAVLETLERVGAPERTVFHCFSGDEAMARIAAERGYYLSFAGNVTFKNAQNLRDALAVTPRDRILVETDAPFLTPTPLRGRPNAPYLIPVTVRFMAAEMGVDLDEFCAQLAATTTAVYGSFD; encoded by the coding sequence ATGTCCGCGTCCCGCCCGCCTCTGCCCGCCGACCCCTCGCAGTACGTCCGCCAGCGCGAGAAGGGGACGCGCGAGGTGAGCTACCCCGAGCCCCCCGACGCACTCCCGGTCGCGGTGTACGACAACCACGCGCACCTCGAGATCGAAGACGGCGAGGCCGGGCTCTCCCTGGACGAACAGCTCGAGCGCGCCGTCGCCGTCGGCGTGCACGGGGTCGTGCAGGCAGGGGGCGATGTGGCGTCGTCGCGGTGGTCGGCGTGGGCCGCCGCATCCCACCCCCGTGTGCTCGCCGCCGTCGCGATCCACCCGAACGAGGCGCCGGCATATGCGGAGGCGGGGGAGCTGGACGCGGCGATCGCCGTCATCGACGAGCTGGCCGCGCAGCCGCGCGTCCGGGCGATCGGCGAGACGGGGCTGGACTTCTTCCGCACCGACGAGGCGGGGCTCCCGGCGCAGTTCCGCTCGTTCGAGGCGCACATCGCGCTGGCGAAGAAGCACGGGATCGCGATGCAGATCCACGATCGCGACGCCCACGACGCGGTGCTGGAGACGCTGGAGCGCGTGGGTGCGCCGGAGCGCACGGTGTTCCACTGCTTCTCCGGCGACGAGGCGATGGCGCGCATCGCCGCCGAGCGCGGGTACTACCTCTCCTTCGCCGGCAACGTGACGTTCAAGAATGCACAGAACCTGCGTGACGCCCTCGCGGTGACGCCGCGCGATCGCATCCTGGTGGAGACGGATGCTCCGTTCCTCACGCCCACGCCGCTGCGCGGGCGCCCCAACGCCCCGTACCTGATCCCGGTCACGGTGCGCTTCATGGCAGCCGAGATGGGCGTCGACCTCGACGAGTTCTGCGCGCAGCTGGCCGCGACCACCACCGCGGTCTACGGCTCGTTCGACTGA